The Echeneis naucrates chromosome 23, fEcheNa1.1, whole genome shotgun sequence genome has a segment encoding these proteins:
- the utp20 gene encoding small subunit processome component 20 homolog isoform X1 — translation MKIKSKSSYHKSENTYRFLTFAERLAKVNINVIHRIDRTGSFAEEVETYFSEGLTKWRDLNLTEHFKIFLKEVANKSQSFNMLVFHQNAIVESLKTHLAVKNSLAYQPLLDLVVQLARDLQADFYPHFPDFFILITSLLDTKDTEVLEWAFTCLSYLYKYLWRLMVKDMTNIYSLYSTLLAHKKEHIRKFAAESFSFLMRKVPDLDALLTHMFSDLQQHPDKAEGAGQLLFEMCKGVRNMFHTCAANALPVALRKLGPATNAGVSLPWDTVKEALDQMAQAAANHIDREHCLVLWESLQASVVDVLDVLKAKGAEAGQSTEQLERLLFIFHTLVSHRDGAKITKPEATCQTVLQLIQSSTLSAPCARLLLQIVSSLLLGENISLPKSLIQEIVQKVFSSTLGQDLILEFTKEMFTMKEFEQLFLPSLLRFTAGLFSCGDPLSRHCGLEVLVSLILAKAPPPTDGSMAFETYPLLFTGQTTGRVFSCKEASQEGGATSEQPAVPELVLSLIRLPEEENQSITDLALPWTALMLLPHLRPLAPASIVPAVCALLTRLLCEIETEKLGKAGLFVARQALSCLLSLDGSAQLLSLFPVEKITSILRKYPTDLSALLLGDLYYTRLAVSGVSQHLSHNALLELYRILHANLSSNISKIRLLTLRILSQFEAELPPQTEGEENVEVQPVFAFCLQAELVPASVQDYREKLLHLRKLRHDLVQRSLPQGPAGTFQQVPLRYLIAMLFVNFRPLWDAVIELLVTHARGMDNKDFWAVYHEHLEMVAAFAEKELRENEDDDEEEEPSYQSEPGCDIIESGDVGVLFLEELKLTCDPNERTDFPNFRSLLWRAMTQFPERVEPRSRELSPLLLRFIRNEFYPADLLVAPTQDLRKKRDAAIEDSGMAVEDEEKEQDVEERDPQQKKALPRRAAAKQLIAHLKVFAKFTNPRSLYLEGSLSELYNQLLCHQDQQIQRVALECVLTYKDPSIVPYKENLERLLEDKNFKEEIVHFNISEETGVVDASHRARLIPLLMRILFGRLRTKAGSKFQGKAASASRSSIILRFLAGCQAEELAMFIDLLLEPVQHHSQGSCLAAVQRAIAETDVGAILPLGRQHSLLNIINVVIHKLGHLIHSNLPKVLQILLCVTASVSTALDNRDQLRPGCIGPLKNLRRLGILRIQDFFDSFDNYSFTPEELDAVFQAVVWPQVCRLPTESPYSPTPLMKLIHVWCKNARFFPLLAKHKPDHPESDVLLNVFALLSSKNVSPATIAIVMDIAESLVTTEDFVESETETGLIVNDSVFPQPGEGTLLTAESLTQGSRLLLPHISTLLQYLSGNVRNTERLKKKKFRAQVAKELNILSKLSQFVSDKEQSSVLISLLLPYLQKGNNQQETEIDILATVQNLLRQCEQPSAFLRPLSKLFSIIHNKLPRQALTNVFQTLSDLEPSLTYITDLAAKLNAFDSRHLDEIYFDVRLMAFQDATRRVKEMQTLDMDYIITIIHNCFHTYEIGDMSLADNATLCLSGVIDKLATVGPGEQIYRDIVQHTILDAVHGGLRSKTDSVQNEYTTVLACLVKAFPSRKEFRDLVQLTDYNDPESDFFEHMKHIQIHRRGRALRKLAKQLTEGKVVMTSRSLQKYIMPYAMTALLDEKMLKHENMISASVEVVGAVCSRLTWSKYLYYLKHFIHILQTAQAEQKLAVSLLITVLEAFHFDHQTLSREMEAAKAREAGSVTVDADNTDEAAVDESDISDDDEEEMEVDSKAAPSDVPMETEKSDGGKDGVSKETVTAKAKGPVAAKAAVVASGLPQSKEELESLISAIHQTVNDSVLPRLHKCLTAKMKCDEEHKAMKSKHVKDEEVVRIPIAFAMVKLMQTLPQHIMEANLPGVLIKVCVLLRNRFQEIRDVARGTLVKIIETLGYRYLHYLLKEMQGILVKGYQVHVLTFTVYQLLTVLSPSLKSGDLDPCMNMLIDIFNNELFGAVAEEKEVKGIVSKLMEARHSKSMDSYELLAQFCSRESITKLILPLKEILEVSSKLKVCNRVSAVLRRLVLGLLVNGGMTPQDILLLSHGLVSQSLPLLTKRDREKSSTRPPPDPRLPPPSCLLLPPTPKRGVQKAPVSCQTNMHILVDAGLKLLHLSLKRSKVTSSDPLALEMLDPFVPLLLDCLDSMHVKVITEALVAFTCLFKFPLPAVAENAGQLTKQLFVLLKDYSKAGAARGENYQLVQNCFKAISILVKNVKSNKISETQLQVLLGYAEEDIYDQSRQATAFGLLKAILSRKLVVPEMEEVMKKVSNLSVTGSNSMIRVHCRQIYLKYLLDYPLGKKLRGHLDFVVAQLHYEHDTGRESVLEMLAYIFQTFPQKLLSKHCGLFFAPLALVVVNDDSARCKKMAAMVIKTLLTQLDLNRLNMLYSFVNNWLNAEKASVRRLGTVICGLFVEVEEEKFTRQLEDLLPLLEKGINPDNYEDIEEEEDEKGADRLLFSYLTLITKLGKHCGLLELSKWHDTLFCIWGHIEAHLRHPHCWVWLTASQLFGQLFAAHQAEQLISVWKGEGGAAPSMPVATAFITSSLDKKMRELALSFCNQLQSKFLDTASGEQVIKNLLYVGKVIYLISPESDLTSPEEPVQEEEQPRENGDQMEGEGEEEEEVEREREEEEEEDDKDDRPPSLLWLMNKLSLMAKREAAHTPKVPLKRTCVFKFLGAIAMDLGKERLGPYLTTTITPLYRELDSTYADQDPTLKNLAQELIELLKKKVGLERFSLAFSAVQKEFSQRRAARKRHRAMQAVANPDIAAKKKLKKHRNKIEAKKRKIEFLRPGYKAKKHRSHALKDLAMVQ, via the exons ATGAAGATCAAGTCAAAGTCTTCGTATCACAAATCAGAGAACACCTACAGG TTTCTCACTTTTGCTGAGAGACTTGCCAAAGTCAACATTAATGTCATTCATCGCATTGACAGGACTGGATCTTTTGCAGAG GAAGTAGAAACATACTTTTCAGAAGGACTGACAAAATGGAGAGACCTCAACTTGACAGAACATTTCA aaatatttttaaaggagGTCGCCAACAAGAGCCAGTCATTCAACATGCTGGTTTTCCACCAGAACGCCATAGTGGAGAGTTTGAAAACACACCTGGCTGTCAAAAACAGTTTGGCCTACCAACCCCTGCTGGA cCTTGTCGTTCAGCTGGCCAGAGACCTGCAGGCTGACTTTTACCCTCACTTCCCTGACTTCTTCATTCTCATCACTTCTCTGCTGGACACAAAAGACACTGAGGTCCTGGAGTGGGCTTTCACCTGCCTCTCTTACCTCTACAAGTATCTGTGGAGGCTCATGGTGAAGGACATGACCAACATCTAcag TTTGTACAGCACACTGTTGGCTCACAAGAAGGAGCACATCCGCAAGTTTGCAGCAGAGAGCTTCTCTTTTTTGATGAGAAAG GTGCCAGATCTGGATGCCCTGCTGACTCATATGTTCTCAGACCTACAGCAGCACCCTGATAAGGCAGAGGGAGCgggtcagctgctgtttgagatGTGTAAAGGAGTCAGAAATATGTTTCACACCTGCGCTGCaaat GCTCTCCCTGTGGCTCTGAGGAAACTTGGTCCTGCAACCAACGCAGGAGTGTCTCTGCCTTGGGATACTGTCAAGGAAGCTCTGGATCAAATGGCCCaggcagcagccaatcacattGACAGAGAGCATTGCCTGGTTTTATGGGAGTCCTTACAG GCCAGTGTGGTGGACGTCCTGGATGTCCTCAAGGCAAAGGGAGCGGAGGCCGGGCAGTCAACCGAGCAGCTGGAGaggctgctgtttattttccacACCCTGGTGTCGCACAGAGACGGCGCCAAGATCACCAAACCCGAGGCCACCTGCCAG ACAGTTTTGCAGCTGATTCAGAGCTCGACTCTTTCAGCTCCTTGTGCCCGCCTGCTCCTCCAGATCGTGTCCTCTTTGCTGCTTGGGGAAAACATCAGCCTTCCAAAATCACTCATCCAGGAGATAGTTCAAAAG GTGTTTAGCAGCACACTTGGACAAGACCTGATCCTGGAGTTCACCAAGGAGATGTTCACCATGAAAGAGTTTGAGCAG CTCTTCCTCCCCAGCCTGCTGCGCTTCACTGCTGGGTTGTTCAGCTGTGGAGATCCCCTGTCTCGCCACTGCGGCCTGGAGGTTCTGGTTAGCCTCATCCTTGCCAAAGCCCCGCCCCCAACTGACGGCTCCATGGCCTTTGAGACCTACCCACTGCTCTTCACTGGGCAGACCACAGG CAGAGTGTTTAGCTGTAAGGAGGCAAGTCAGGAGGGTGGTGCGACATCAGAGCAGCCAGCAGTGCCAGAGCTGGTGCTGTCTCTCATTAGACTTCCAGAAGAGGAGAACCAGTCCATCACTGACCTGGCGCTGCCTTGGACCGCcctgatgctgctgccccacctcag ACCACTGGCTCCAGCCAGCATTGTGCCAGCAGTGTGTGCTCTCTTAACCCGCCTCCTTTGTGAGATTGAGACAGAAAAGCTAGGGAAAG CTGGCTTGTTTGTAGCCAGACAGGCTCTGAGCTGCCTCCTCAGTCTGGATGGATCCGcccagcttctctctctgtttcctgtcgaGAAGATCACTTCAATCCTGAG GAAGTATCCCACAGACCTGTCTGCCTTGCTGCTTGGAGACCTCTACTACACTCGCCTGGCAGTCAGTGGCGTTTCCCAGCATCTATCACACAATGCGTTGCTGGAGCTGTACCGGATTTTGCATGCCAACCTCTCCTCCAACATCTCTAAG atTCGCCTTCTGACTCTGAGGATTCTCTCTCAGTTTGAGGCAGAGCTTCCTCCACAGACGGAG gGTGAGGAGAATGTGGAGGTGCAGCCGGTGTTTGCGTTTTGCCTGCAGGCAGAGCTGGTGCCGGCTTCAGTTCAGGACTACAGAGAGAAGCTGCTTCACCTACGGAAGCTGAGGCACGACCTGGTGCAGCGCAGTCTGCCGCAGGGGCCAGCCGGCACCTTCCAACAG GTGCCTCTACGATACCTCATTGCTATGCTGTTTGTTAACTTTAGGCCGCTGTGGGACGCAGTCATTGAACTTCTTGT GACCCATGCCAGAGGGATGGACAATAAGGATTTCTGGGCAGTCTATCATGAACATCTGGAGATGGTGGCAGCATTTGCTG AAAAAGAACTGCGGGagaatgaagatgatgatgaagaagaagagcccAGTTACCAGAGTGAGCCAGGCTGTGACATCATTGAAAGTGGGGATGTGGGGGTGCTCTtcctggaggagctgaagctgaCCTGCGACCCCAACGAGAGGACAGACTTCCCCAACTTCCGCAGCCTGCTGTGGCGCGCCATGACCCAGTTTCCTGAGAGAGTAGAACCACGCAGCCGAGAACTGAGCCCACTGCTGCTCAGGTTCATCAG GAATGAGTTTTATCCTGCCGACCTGCTGGTCGCACCTACACAGGacctgaggaagaagagggatgCTGCCATAGAGGATTCTGGGATGGCTGTGGAGGACgaggagaaagagcaggatGTGGAAGAGAGAGACCCACAGCAGAAGAAGGCCCTTCCAAGGAGAGCTGCTGCCAA ACAGCTGATTGCCCATCTGAAGGTGTTTGCCAAATTCACCAATCCTCGTTCCCTCTACCTGGAGGGCAGTCTCAGTGAGCTCTATAACCAG ctgctctgCCATCAGGACCAGCAGATTCAGCGAGTGGCGCTGGAATGTGTTCTCACATACAAAGACCCCAGCATAGTGCCATACAA GGAGAATCTTGAGAGGCTCCTGGAAGACAAAAACTTTAAAGAGGAGATTGtgcatttcaacatttctgagGAGACAGGAGTGGTTGATGCTTCACACAGAGCCAGATTGATCCCACTACTCATGAG GATCCTGTTTGGGCGTCTGCGCACTAAAGCAGGCAGTAAGTTTCAGGGGAAAGCCGCCTCAGCCTCGCGGTCCTCCATCATTCTGCGTTTCCTGGCAGGTTGCCAGGCTGAGGAGCTTGCAATGTTCATCGACCTGCTGCTCGAGCCTGTCCAACATCACAGCCAAG GTTCCTGCCTGGCAGCCGTGCAGAGGGCGATTGCTGAGACAGATGTGGGCGCTATCCTGCCACTGGGCCGTCAGCACAGCCTGCTGAACATCATCAACGTAGTGATCCACAAACTGGGCCACCTCATCCACAGCAATCTGCCTAAAGTGTTGCAGATCCTGCTGTGTGTCACCGCCTCCGTTTCCACTGCCCTTGACAACAGGGACCAG CTGAGGCCAGGTTGCATCGGTCCTTTGAAGAACCTGAGGAGACTTGGCATCTTGAGGATCCAGGACTTTTTTGATAGTTTTGACAACTACAGCTTCACCCCAGAGGAGCTGGATGCTGTCTTCCAGGCCGTAGTCTGGCCCCAG gtgTGTCGCCTCCCTACAGAGAGCCCCTACTCCCCCACACCTCTGATGAAACTCATCCATGTGTGGTGCAAAAATGCCAG ATTCTTCCCCCTTCTGGCCAAGCACAAACCGGACCACCCTGAGTCTGATGTCCTCCTAAATGTCTTTGCCCTCCTCTCTTCCAAGAATGTTTCCCCAGCAACCATTGCTATAGTGATGGACATAGCTGAGTCTCTAGTAACAACAGAAGACTTTGTTGAATCGGAGACAGAGACGGGCCTGATCGTCAATGACAGTGTGTTCCCACAGCCTGGAGAGGGCACCCTTCTCACTGCAG AGTCATTAACTCAGGGCTCCAGACTGCTGCTGCCCCACATCTCCACCCTGCTGCAGTACCTCAGCGGGAACGTACGGAACACTGAAAGGCTCAAGAAGAAGAAGTTCAGAGCGCAGGTGGCCAAAGAGCTCAACATCCTCTCCAA ACTCAGTCAATTTGTGAGTGACAAggagcagagctcagtgctcatCAGCCTGTTGCTACCTTACCTGCAGAAAGGCAACAACCAGCAA GAAACAGAAATCGATATCTTGGCCACTGTGCAGAACCTGCTGCGACAGTGTGAGCAGCCCTCGGCTTTCCTGAGACCTCTCAGCAAACTCTTCTCCATCATCCACAACAAGCTTCCCAGGCAGGCCCTCACCAACGTTTTCCAG ACTCTGTCTGATCTGGAGCCTTCACTCACATACATCACAGATTTAGCAGCCAAG CTCAACGCATTTGACAGTCGACATTTGGATGAGATCTACTTCGATGTGCGTCTGATGGCTTTCCAAGACGCCACCCGGCGTGTCAAAGAAATGCAGACCTTGGACATGGACTATATCATAACCATCATACACAACTGTTTCCACACCTATGAG ATTGGCGACATGTCGCTGGCAGACAACGCCACCTTGTGTCTGTCTGGAGTGATTGACAAGCTGGCAACGGTCGGACCAGGAGAGCAGATCTACAGGGACATTGTACAGCACACCATACTGGATGCTGTACACGGTGGACTCCGCAGCAAGACGGAT AGTGTGCAGAATGAATACACCACTGTGCTGGCCTGCCTGGTTAAGGCCTTTCCCTCCAGGAAAGAGTTCAGAGATCTTGTGCAGCTCACAGACTACAACGATCCAGAGTCGGACTTCTTTGAGCACATGAAACACATCCAG ATCCACCGTCGGGGTCGGGCACTGAGGAAGTTGGCCAAGCAGCTGACTGAAGGCAAGGTGGTGATGACATCTCGCTCCCTACAGAAGTACATAATGCCATACGCAATGACGGCCCTGCTAGATGAAAAGATGCTCAAG CATGAGAACATGATATCGGCGTCAGTGGAGGTGGTGGGCGCAGTGTGCAGCAGACTGACCTGGTCTAAGTACCTTTACTACCTGAAACACTTCATCCACATCCTGCAGACAGCACAGGCTGAGCAGAAACTGGCTGTCAG TTTACTTATCACAGTCCTGGAGGCTTTCCATTTTGACCATCAGACCCTCAGCAGAGAAATGGAGGCAGCTAAGGCCAGAGAAG CTGGGAGCGTCACAGTTGATGCTGATAACACGGACGAAGCTGCAGTAGACGAATCAGACATAAGTGACGACgatgaggaggaaatggaggttGACAGTAAAGCTGCTCCATCTGACGTTCCCATGGAAACGGAGAAAAGTGATGGAGGAAAGGATGGTGTTTCGAAGGAAACGGTCACTGCCAAAGCCAAGGGACCAGTGGCTGCTAAAGCGGCTGTGGTGGCCAGCGGACTGCCGCAAAGCAAAGAGGAGCTGGAGTCTCTGATCAGCGCCATCCACCAGACTGTTAATGACAGCGTGCTGCCGCGCCTTCACAAGTGTCTTACTGCAAAG aTGAAGTGTGATGAGGAGCATAAGGCGATGAAGTCAAAGCACGTGAAGGATGAGGAGGTGGTGAGGATACCGATAGCCTTCGCCATGGTGAAACTGATGCAGACCCTGCCCCAGCACATCATGGAGGCCAACCTGCCTGG GGTCCTGATCAAagtctgtgtgctgctgaggAACCGTTTCCAGGAAATTCGTGATGTAGCAAGAGGAACTCTGGTGAAGATCATCGAGACACTGGGGTACAGATACCTGCACTACCTGCTCAAAGAGATGCAGGGCATCCTAGTCAAGGGCTATCAG GTCCATGTGCTGACATTTACAGTTTACCAGCTGCTGACTGTCCTCAGTCCATCCCTAAAGAGCGGTGACCTGGACCCATGCATGAACATGCTCATCGAT ATCTTCAACAATGAGCTTTTTGGGGCGGTGGcggaggagaaggaggtgaaGGGTATCGTCTCCAAGCTGATGGAGGCTCGGCACAGTAAGAGCATGGACTCCTATGAGCTGCTAGCCCAGTTCTGCAGCAGGGAGAGCATCACCAAGCTCATACTGCCTCTgaaggag ATACTGGAGGTTTCCTCCAAGTTGAAGGTGTGTAACCGAGTGAGTGCTGTGCTGCGGCGACTGGTCCTGGGTCTGCTTGTCAATGGGGGCATGACTCCTCAGGATATCTTACTGCTGAGCCACGGCCTGGTCAGCCAGAGCCTCCCGCTGCTCACCAAGAGAGACCG AGAGAAATCCTCGACACGGCCTCCCCCTGACCCGAGGCTGCCCCCTCCCAGCTGTCTGCTCCTGCCTCCAACCCCAAAGAGAGGGGTTCAGAAAGCTCCTGTCAGCTGCCAAACCAACATGCACATCCTGGTGGACGCTGGCCTCAAG CTGCTCCACCTGAGTCTGAAGAGATCCAAAGTGACTTCATCTGATCCTTTAGCTCTAGAGATGCTGGACCCGTTCGTGCCCCTGCTGCTGGACTGCCTTGACTCCATGCACGTCAAG GTGATCACAGAGGCGCTGGTGGCGTTCACCTGCCTGTTTAAGTTCCCTCTACCAGCAGTGGCGGAGAACGCCGGGCAGCTGACcaagcagctgtttgttctgCTGAAGGATTATTCCAAGGCTGGAGCTGCCCGCGGGGAGAACTACCAACTAGTCCAGAACTGCTTCAAG GCAATCAGCATTCTGGTGAAGAATGTGAAAAGCAACAAGATCTCCGAGACGCAGCTTCAAGTGCTGTTGGGATACGCTGAGGAGGACATCTATGATCAGTCACGCCAGGCAACTGCCTTTGGCCTGCTGAAG GCCATTCTGTCGAGGAAACTTGTTGTCCCAGAAATGGAGGAGGTGATGAAGAAAGTTTCCAACCTGTCAGTCACCGGCAGCAACTCAATGATCAGAGTCCACTGTCGACAG ATCTATCTGAAATACCTGCTGGACTACCCCCTGGGGAAGAAGCTGAGAGGGCACTTGGACTTTGTGGTGGCCCAGCTGCACTATGAGCACGACACAGGCAGGGAGTCTGTGCTGGAGATGCTGGCATACATTTTCCAGACCTTCCCTCAG AAACTGCTGTCCAAACACTGTGGTCTGTTCTTTGCCCCACTGGCCTTGGTTGTTGTCAATGATGACTCAGCACGCTGTAAAAAAATGGCCGCCATGGTCATTAAGACCCTGCTGACCCAGTTGGACTTAAACCGCCTGAACATGTTGTACTCCTTTGTCAACAACTGGTTGAATGCGGAAAAG GCGAGTGTGCGGCGTCTGGGCACTGTGATATGTGGTCTGtttgtggaggtggaggaggagaaatttACCCGCCAACTGGAAgatctgctgcctctgctggaGAAGGGGATCAACCCCGACAACTACGAAGAT attgaagaggaggaggatgagaaagGAGCAGACAGGCTGTTGTTCAGTTATCTCACTCTCATCACCAAACTTGGCAAGCATTGCGGCCTGCTGGAGCTCAGCAAATGGCACGACACACTTTTCTGTATCTGGG GTCACATTGAAGCCCACCTGCGGCATCCTCACTGCTGGGTGTGGCTGACTGCTTCCCAGCTCTTTGGCCAGCTGTTTGCAGCTCATCAGGCAGAACAGCTGATCAGTGTTTGgaaaggagaaggtggagcGGCTCCATCCATGCCAGTTGCCACAGCCTTCATCACCAGCAGCCTAGACAAGAAG ATGAGAGAGTTGGCATTATCGTTCTGCAATCAGCTTCAGTCCAAGTTCTTGGACACAGCCTCAGGAGAGCAG GTCATCAAGAACCTGCTGTATGTCGGCAAGGTGATTTACCTCATTTCCCCCGAATCTGACCTCACTTCCCCTGAGGAACCAGTGCAAGAAGAGGAGCAGCCGAGGGAGAATGGAGATCAGAtggagggagaaggggaggaggaggaggaggtggaaagggagagggaagaggaggaagaagaggatgacAAGGATGATCGACCTCCTTCCCTACTGTGGCTGATGAACAAACTGTCTCTAATGGCCAAGAGAGAGGCAGCACACACACCCAAAGTTCCCTTAAAG AGAACCTGTGTATTTAAGTTCCTGGGAGCCATTGCCATGGACCTGGGGAAGGAAAGACTCGGCCCCTACTTGACCACAACCATCACACCTCTGTACAGAGAGCTGGACAGCACCTATGCCGACCAAG aCCCCACACTAAAGAACCTGGCACAAGAACTAATCGAgctgttgaagaaaaaagtGGGGCTGGAGAGGTTCTCCCTGGCCTTCTCTGCTGTCCAAAAGGAGTTCTCCCAGAGGCGAGCAGCACGCAAAAGACACAGAGCCATGCAG GCGGTAGCTAACCCAGACATCGCAGCCAAGAAGAAACTCAAGAAGCACAGGAACAAAATTGAAgccaaaaagaggaaaattgaGTTCCTGCGGCCGGGGTATAAAGCAAAGAAGCATCGGAGCCATGCTCTCAAAGACCTGGCCATGGTGCAGTGA